From Scleropages formosus chromosome 1, fSclFor1.1, whole genome shotgun sequence, a single genomic window includes:
- the mbd1a gene encoding methyl-CpG-binding domain protein 1a isoform X3, with amino-acid sequence MCASCCRGLLHPGSSKPVRCRRRKCLCPIRKVGRGKWVLGRRSEIQGEAAVGQRIIPKKTKILKKKRVLRTTLRRRVYEKNRKFKKQYSISQYSDSEFSQDLENDDTESGPKKRSRRACWKCDACLRPTDCGRCDFCMDKPKFGGDNKKRQKCRLRQCQSQAMRHLLPFQLGQTKSMATVGWVGRGRRRGGRSRYGSHIRRRKSQAPWEKYSSADEDDNREQQADCDKNDEGDDNAYVSPPQPNYSIGKEGKEELGDRECKEQVDGSVASQLAKVVSDVNFDSSYGRLDIQALYNSSCSFSAQDGFEANDSPLSMMRIRELPAKVTRSGHVSLQQEPPVGRRQTGHLPALLPNPVNATARLGLTADVRVVEVDAGESNTQEDTPVITEIFSLANSGQQRCMLGHELLVLLEDLRHTVLPAHWVGLLVKGPQLQLLQCSKLSTMADTVLQIEPSFFYHIRVQDQPLLLTHPLYEAHPSRLTSVPEVVSLLLDLENYTVCQGYPSSDLQPNQEPVLHVRAAACELLVLQSQERCDKCDVTSLVL; translated from the exons ATGTGTGCCAGTTGCTGCCGCGGGCTGCTCCACCCCGGCTCCTCGAAACCTGTGCGCTGCCGGAGGCGGAAATGTCTTTGCCCCATCCGGAAG GTGGGCCGAGGCAAGTGGGTTCTTGGGAGACGATCAGAAATCCAAGGGGAGGCTGCTGTTGGTCAGCGG ATAATACCAAAGAAGACAAAGATcttgaaaaaaaagagagtatTG AGAACAACCTTGCGACGGCGTGTGTatgagaaaaacaggaaatttaaaaag CAATACTCCATTTCTCAATACAGTGACTCGGAGTTTTCCCAAGATTTAGAAAATGATGATACGGAG AGTGGGCCTAAGAAGCGCAGTCGGCGTGCTTGCTGGAAGTGTGATGCCTGTCTGCGCCCGACTGACTGCGGCAGATGTGACTTCTGCATGGACAAGCCAAAGTTCGGGGGTGACAACAAGAAACGTCAGAAGTGCCGTCTTCGGCAGTGTCAGAGCCAAGCCATG CGGCATTTACTCCCCTTCCAGCTGGGGCAGACAAAGTCGATGGCCACAGTAGGCTGGGTCGGCAGGGGCAGGCGCAGAGGAGGTCGCTCCAGGTACGGCAGTCACATAAGGAGGAGGAAATCCCAAGCCCCTTGGGAAAAGTACAGCTCCGCTGATGAAGATGACAACAGAGAGCAACAAGCCGACTGTGACAAAAATGATGAAGGTGATGACAATGCCTATGTCAGCCCACCACAGCCGAACTACAGTATTGgcaaggaaggaaaggaggagcTGGGGGATCGGGAGTGTAAGGAGCAAGTTGACGGCAGTGTTGCTTCTCAGTTAGCTAAG GTGGTGTCTGATGTGAATTTTGACTCCAGCTATGGCAGACTGGACATACAGGCACTTTACAACAGTAGCTGTTCATTTTCAGCCCAG GATGGGTTCGAGGCCAACGATAGTCCCCTGAGCATGATGAGAATAAGAGAACTCCCTGCCAAGGTCACCCGTAGTGGTCATGTCTCCCTCCAACAG GAGCCACCAGTTGGTCGCAGACAGACCGGACATCTGCCAGCCCTCCTTCCAAACCCTGTGAATGCAACTGCAAGGCTGGGCCTCACCGCAGACGTGCGTGTTGTGGAGGTGGACGCTGGAGAGTCAAACACGCAGGAGGACACACCAGTG ATTACAGAGATCTTCAGTCTGGCTAACAGTGGCCAACAGCGCTGCATGTTGGGCCACGAACTGTTGGTGTTGCTGGAGGACCTGCGGCACACGGTGCTGCCGGCACACTGGGTGGGCCTTTTGGTGAAGGGGCcgcagctgcagctgctgcaatGTTCTAAGCTCTCTACTATGGCAGACACCGTACTGCAGATTGAGCCCAGCTTCTTCTACCACATCCGAGTCCAGGACCAGCCGCTGCTCCTCACGCACCCGCTGTACGAGGCGCACCCGTCACGGCTGACCTCCGTGCCCGAGGTGGTTTCTCTGCTCCTTGATCTGGAGAACTACACTGTGTGCCAGGGGTACCCCTCAAGTGACCTGCAGCCAAACCAGGAGCCAGTGCTGCACGTGCGGGCAGCTGCATGTGAGCTCCTGGTGCTGCAGTCACAAGAGCGCTGCGACAAGTGTGATGTCACCTCGCTGGTTCTGTGA
- the mbd1a gene encoding methyl-CpG-binding domain protein 1a isoform X4, translating into MCIFVSKQNENIFFYIFLCLYLISYSFANFFNLVSCREQPCDGVCMRKTGNLKSDSEFSQDLENDDTESGPKKRSRRACWKCDACLRPTDCGRCDFCMDKPKFGGDNKKRQKCRLRQCQSQAMRHLLPFQLGQTKSMATVGWVGRGRRRGGRSRYGSHIRRRKSQAPWEKYSSADEDDNREQQADCDKNDEGDDNAYVSPPQPNYSIGKEGKEELGDRECKEQVDGSVASQLAKVVSDVNFDSSYGRLDIQALYNSSCSFSAQDGFEANDSPLSMMRIRELPAKVTRSGHVSLQQEPPVGRRQTGHLPALLPNPVNATARLGLTADVRVVEVDAGESNTQEDTPVITEIFSLANSGQQRCMLGHELLVLLEDLRHTVLPAHWVGLLVKGPQLQLLQCSKLSTMADTVLQIEPSFFYHIRVQDQPLLLTHPLYEAHPSRLTSVPEVVSLLLDLENYTVCQGYPSSDLQPNQEPVLHVRAAACELLVLQSQERCDKCDVTSLVL; encoded by the exons atgtgcatttttgtgtcaaaacaaaatgaaaatatattcttCTATATTTTCCTGTGCCTTTACCTAATTTCTTACAGCTTTGCTAATTTCTTTAACCTTGTTTCCTGTAGAGAACAACCTTGCGACGGCGTGTGTatgagaaaaacaggaaatttaaaaag TGACTCGGAGTTTTCCCAAGATTTAGAAAATGATGATACGGAG AGTGGGCCTAAGAAGCGCAGTCGGCGTGCTTGCTGGAAGTGTGATGCCTGTCTGCGCCCGACTGACTGCGGCAGATGTGACTTCTGCATGGACAAGCCAAAGTTCGGGGGTGACAACAAGAAACGTCAGAAGTGCCGTCTTCGGCAGTGTCAGAGCCAAGCCATG CGGCATTTACTCCCCTTCCAGCTGGGGCAGACAAAGTCGATGGCCACAGTAGGCTGGGTCGGCAGGGGCAGGCGCAGAGGAGGTCGCTCCAGGTACGGCAGTCACATAAGGAGGAGGAAATCCCAAGCCCCTTGGGAAAAGTACAGCTCCGCTGATGAAGATGACAACAGAGAGCAACAAGCCGACTGTGACAAAAATGATGAAGGTGATGACAATGCCTATGTCAGCCCACCACAGCCGAACTACAGTATTGgcaaggaaggaaaggaggagcTGGGGGATCGGGAGTGTAAGGAGCAAGTTGACGGCAGTGTTGCTTCTCAGTTAGCTAAG GTGGTGTCTGATGTGAATTTTGACTCCAGCTATGGCAGACTGGACATACAGGCACTTTACAACAGTAGCTGTTCATTTTCAGCCCAG GATGGGTTCGAGGCCAACGATAGTCCCCTGAGCATGATGAGAATAAGAGAACTCCCTGCCAAGGTCACCCGTAGTGGTCATGTCTCCCTCCAACAG GAGCCACCAGTTGGTCGCAGACAGACCGGACATCTGCCAGCCCTCCTTCCAAACCCTGTGAATGCAACTGCAAGGCTGGGCCTCACCGCAGACGTGCGTGTTGTGGAGGTGGACGCTGGAGAGTCAAACACGCAGGAGGACACACCAGTG ATTACAGAGATCTTCAGTCTGGCTAACAGTGGCCAACAGCGCTGCATGTTGGGCCACGAACTGTTGGTGTTGCTGGAGGACCTGCGGCACACGGTGCTGCCGGCACACTGGGTGGGCCTTTTGGTGAAGGGGCcgcagctgcagctgctgcaatGTTCTAAGCTCTCTACTATGGCAGACACCGTACTGCAGATTGAGCCCAGCTTCTTCTACCACATCCGAGTCCAGGACCAGCCGCTGCTCCTCACGCACCCGCTGTACGAGGCGCACCCGTCACGGCTGACCTCCGTGCCCGAGGTGGTTTCTCTGCTCCTTGATCTGGAGAACTACACTGTGTGCCAGGGGTACCCCTCAAGTGACCTGCAGCCAAACCAGGAGCCAGTGCTGCACGTGCGGGCAGCTGCATGTGAGCTCCTGGTGCTGCAGTCACAAGAGCGCTGCGACAAGTGTGATGTCACCTCGCTGGTTCTGTGA